A portion of the Verrucomicrobiota bacterium genome contains these proteins:
- a CDS encoding histidine kinase, whose product MPFKRLLCFAFCFGPGLAASEKDLQSLNESIHQLSLNELEQRRVDIADELSRLAHYSLRSGVGSIGYRSMPHDNPDHAEWVEVKLEKEVLIDEIILIPAIWRDAQNGFVADGFPKEFKIIAGKKGESKGDVVASYSREDPILPRIAPLVVPIRRVEAAWIRLEATHLSPRSYDNRYILQLSEIMIFSGTENVAIRGSTTTSSEQRAGSGAWHKDNLIKGFLPYLLDSAEGESSLAYVSENDIGNTPEITFDLKAVYSIDSIYLHGVEQGDTVPQAFAGDFGVPRWLQIIGATNPDFSDQEILLDIKVENSLDTAPILMLPLQPRTSRFVKFVGRIPYKLQGFGEDGSEISLNRIGFSEIEIFSMGKNLSRGKIPTTNFNEDSPNRSILSLTDGNNLYGKILPLHAWMHQLAKRHELEALQPVVELALTQGYNQQESRLRLLSWAIAALFAGTIIFILITRHLRQRAIFDLRNRIAADLHDELGANLHAVSMLGELASKSKHDPEKMDGLIDRMRALIQRTSKAVKYCTNILETPGLYEDFEDAMKRNADRLLADLDHELVFEASDIIAKMRSSRRIDLVLFYKECLINVIRHSGSTHVETRLTTEDRNLHLQVSDNGRGFPESEKSKVPTSLRRRAKLLDAKVTVTSPESGGAQVHLIMKI is encoded by the coding sequence TGCGAAGCGGCGTGGGATCTATTGGCTACCGCTCGATGCCGCACGATAATCCGGACCATGCCGAGTGGGTTGAAGTCAAGTTGGAAAAAGAAGTCCTCATCGATGAAATAATTCTGATTCCGGCCATTTGGCGTGACGCACAAAATGGTTTTGTAGCTGACGGATTTCCAAAAGAATTTAAAATTATTGCAGGTAAAAAAGGAGAATCTAAAGGAGACGTCGTTGCTTCATATTCGAGAGAAGATCCAATTCTGCCACGAATTGCTCCGCTGGTGGTACCGATTCGTAGAGTGGAGGCTGCATGGATACGACTTGAGGCCACCCATTTGTCTCCACGCTCCTACGACAACCGCTATATTTTGCAATTGTCGGAAATCATGATCTTTAGCGGTACCGAAAATGTGGCAATCAGAGGATCCACTACCACCTCCTCAGAGCAGAGAGCTGGCTCAGGGGCATGGCATAAAGACAATCTTATAAAAGGTTTTCTTCCCTACCTGTTGGACTCAGCAGAAGGAGAATCCAGCCTGGCATACGTATCTGAAAACGATATCGGAAACACACCGGAAATTACCTTCGATCTGAAAGCGGTCTATAGCATTGACTCGATTTACCTGCACGGGGTTGAACAGGGTGACACAGTACCTCAGGCATTTGCCGGGGATTTTGGGGTTCCAAGATGGCTTCAAATAATTGGAGCTACGAATCCTGATTTTTCCGATCAGGAAATTCTCTTGGACATTAAGGTAGAAAACAGTTTGGACACTGCCCCCATTTTAATGCTGCCGTTACAACCCCGCACCAGTCGTTTTGTTAAGTTCGTAGGCCGGATCCCCTACAAACTTCAAGGATTCGGTGAAGACGGTTCTGAGATTTCATTAAATCGTATTGGATTTTCAGAAATAGAAATATTTTCCATGGGAAAGAATCTGTCTCGAGGCAAGATTCCGACCACAAACTTTAATGAGGATTCACCCAATCGATCCATATTAAGCCTCACTGACGGAAATAACCTTTATGGAAAAATCCTTCCACTCCACGCTTGGATGCATCAACTGGCAAAAAGGCATGAACTCGAAGCATTACAACCTGTCGTTGAGCTGGCACTAACCCAAGGATACAATCAGCAGGAAAGCAGGCTTCGACTGCTCAGTTGGGCTATTGCAGCTCTGTTCGCTGGCACAATTATTTTTATACTCATAACACGCCATCTAAGGCAAAGAGCCATCTTTGACCTTCGCAATCGTATAGCTGCCGACCTGCATGATGAGCTCGGAGCCAATCTACACGCCGTGTCCATGCTTGGAGAGTTGGCTTCCAAATCAAAACACGATCCTGAAAAGATGGACGGATTGATTGACCGTATGCGAGCGCTGATTCAAAGAACGAGCAAGGCGGTCAAATATTGTACCAATATACTGGAGACGCCAGGACTCTATGAAGATTTCGAAGATGCGATGAAGAGAAATGCCGACCGCCTATTGGCAGACCTGGACCATGAACTCGTTTTCGAGGCAAGCGACATTATTGCAAAAATGCGCTCAAGCAGACGTATCGACCTGGTTCTGTTTTACAAGGAATGCCTCATCAATGTCATCCGGCATTCGGGATCCACCCACGTTGAAACACGTTTAACAACAGAGGATAGGAATCTTCACTTGCAGGTCAGTGATAATGGTCGTGGTTTCCCTGAATCTGAAAAAAGCAAAGTACCCACTTCACTGCGAAGACGAGCCAAGCTACTCGACGCAAAAGTAACCGTTACGAGTCCGGAATCCGGAGGCGCACAGGTTCACCTCATTATGAAAATTTAG
- a CDS encoding response regulator transcription factor — MPDMISVLLVEDNTEYRAVVNLALDDEKDIELIAEFGTPEIALRSILDKSVNSPQIILLDLRLPGMSGLDAVPYFREYSPNSKIIILTQSDNEEDVLKAISLGASGYLLKSASIKVILTGIRTVAAGGASLDSSVAKFIFQKLQHRLPKEKITIELSQRELEILELLSQGLVKKEIANKLNIGYSTVDTHVSHIYEKLQVKNAPEAVGKAYRLGIFSPEKEDS; from the coding sequence ATGCCCGATATGATTTCTGTTTTGCTCGTAGAAGATAATACCGAATACCGGGCAGTCGTAAATTTGGCATTGGATGACGAGAAAGACATTGAGCTAATTGCTGAATTCGGTACCCCGGAAATTGCGCTTCGCAGCATTCTGGATAAGTCCGTAAATAGTCCGCAAATAATTTTATTGGATTTAAGACTTCCAGGAATGAGTGGTCTGGATGCCGTACCCTATTTTCGAGAGTATTCGCCGAATTCAAAAATCATTATCCTGACCCAGTCCGATAATGAGGAGGATGTCCTTAAGGCAATTTCCCTGGGAGCTTCCGGCTATCTATTAAAATCTGCATCCATAAAGGTAATATTGACAGGAATCAGAACGGTCGCAGCGGGAGGTGCCAGTCTGGATTCCAGTGTCGCAAAATTCATTTTCCAAAAACTTCAGCACCGCCTTCCAAAAGAAAAAATTACGATTGAACTATCCCAACGAGAACTGGAGATCCTGGAACTACTCAGCCAGGGCCTGGTTAAGAAAGAGATCGCTAATAAACTCAATATTGGATACTCAACAGTCGATACGCACGTCAGTCACATCTACGAAAAGCTCCAGGTGAAAAACGCTCCTGAAGCGGTTGGGAAAGCCTATCGATTGGGAATTTTTTCTCCAGAAAAAGAAGATTCATAA
- the modC gene encoding molybdenum ABC transporter ATP-binding protein, with the protein MSIEAKFKISKFPFELDVELSIPSTGVTAIFGDSGAGKSTMLRCMSGLERATNGFFKIGESIWQDETTNIFRPTHRRSLGFVFQEPTLFPHLNVQKNLLYGFNRTPEAERNVQLDEAIEWLGIAPLLQRRTTALSGGEKQRVSIARALVTSPKLLLMDEPLASLDIRARNEILPYLEKLHQRLSIPIIYVSHAIEEVARLADWLVLLNEGKVTASGAIAEVLTRSDLPLANADHAISVFDATVQSIDESFGLTTLNVAGNPFVLPRVDLAVGAKLRVTIQARDVSITKTAPQNTSILNILPCRVSCITDPGGSQVVVKLEANGIPLLSRITKKSTEHLGLQVGSYVFAQIKSVATLK; encoded by the coding sequence ATGAGTATTGAGGCCAAATTCAAAATCTCCAAATTCCCGTTCGAGTTGGATGTGGAATTGTCGATTCCGAGCACGGGAGTCACTGCCATTTTCGGGGACTCTGGTGCCGGTAAAAGTACAATGCTTCGATGTATGTCTGGTTTGGAACGGGCCACCAATGGATTTTTTAAAATCGGCGAATCCATTTGGCAGGATGAAACCACTAATATTTTCCGGCCAACCCACCGGAGGTCTCTCGGTTTTGTGTTTCAGGAACCCACATTATTTCCGCACCTGAATGTACAGAAGAATCTTCTTTATGGTTTTAATCGAACTCCCGAGGCAGAAAGAAATGTGCAGCTCGACGAAGCTATTGAATGGCTCGGAATTGCTCCCTTATTGCAGCGACGAACAACAGCACTGTCCGGTGGCGAGAAACAGCGTGTTTCTATCGCAAGAGCTTTAGTAACTAGTCCCAAGTTGTTGCTTATGGACGAACCGCTTGCATCGCTCGATATTAGGGCCCGCAACGAAATCCTTCCTTATTTGGAAAAGCTGCATCAGCGTCTCTCTATTCCAATTATTTACGTGAGTCACGCCATTGAGGAAGTTGCCCGTTTAGCCGACTGGTTGGTGCTTTTGAATGAAGGGAAAGTAACTGCCTCAGGTGCGATTGCAGAAGTGCTTACTCGAAGTGATCTTCCGCTTGCCAATGCCGATCATGCAATCTCAGTGTTTGATGCCACCGTCCAAAGTATTGATGAGTCATTTGGACTAACGACTTTGAATGTGGCAGGAAATCCATTTGTGCTGCCACGGGTTGATCTGGCGGTTGGAGCCAAGCTGCGTGTCACTATCCAGGCGAGAGATGTCAGTATCACAAAAACGGCCCCACAAAACACGAGTATACTCAATATTCTACCTTGCCGGGTGTCTTGCATTACTGATCCAGGTGGATCGCAAGTTGTTGTAAAACTGGAAGCAAATGGAATTCCTTTGCTTTCGCGAATAACAAAAAAATCTACTGAGCATTTGGGCTTACAGGTTGGAAGTTATGTCTTCGCTCAAATTAAGAGCGTCGCTACCTTAAAATAA
- the modB gene encoding molybdate ABC transporter permease subunit translates to MGLESSDWSAVWLTLRLASISTLILIILGTPLAWWLATTRFRYKTLIEAAVALPIILPPTVLGFYLLIAFGPSGTIGKMLDAVGVSPIVFTFTGLVIGSIIYSLPFVVQPLQAAMTAIGKGPREVAATLRAGPWDRFFSVIVPLAWPGFLTATVLGFAHTVGEFGVVLMIGGNIPNETKVLSISIYDHVDALEYGQAHWLAGGLLAFSFILLVIVYSLNRKTMTLNR, encoded by the coding sequence ATTGGACTCGAAAGCTCAGATTGGTCAGCTGTTTGGCTCACCCTTCGGCTGGCATCGATATCCACACTGATTCTAATCATTCTGGGAACACCCTTGGCATGGTGGTTAGCTACCACTCGTTTTCGTTACAAAACACTAATCGAGGCAGCAGTGGCATTGCCCATAATTCTACCTCCAACCGTACTTGGATTTTACTTACTCATTGCTTTCGGGCCTTCAGGGACTATCGGAAAGATGCTCGATGCCGTTGGGGTATCGCCTATTGTTTTCACTTTCACGGGCCTGGTGATAGGTTCGATAATCTATTCCTTGCCGTTTGTCGTGCAACCGCTGCAAGCTGCAATGACCGCTATCGGCAAGGGTCCCCGAGAGGTCGCTGCAACCTTAAGAGCTGGTCCTTGGGATCGGTTCTTTTCTGTGATCGTTCCCTTGGCTTGGCCGGGATTTCTTACCGCCACTGTTTTAGGTTTTGCCCACACGGTCGGTGAGTTCGGAGTGGTGCTCATGATTGGTGGAAATATTCCCAATGAAACTAAGGTGCTTTCCATCTCGATTTACGATCACGTCGATGCCTTGGAATATGGCCAGGCCCATTGGTTGGCTGGAGGTTTGTTAGCCTTCTCGTTCATTCTTCTGGTGATCGTCTATAGTCTGAATCGAAAAACCATGACCTTGAATCGATGA